A genomic segment from Nicotiana tabacum cultivar K326 chromosome 7, ASM71507v2, whole genome shotgun sequence encodes:
- the LOC107771678 gene encoding nucleoside diphosphate kinase 1-like codes for MEQTFIMIKPDGVQRGLVGEIIGRFEKKGFSLKGLKLITVDRAFAEKHYADLSAKPFFSGLVDYIISGPVVAMVWEGKGVVTTGRKIIGATNPLESAPGTIRGDYAIDIGRNVIHGSDAVESARKEIALWFPEGVAEWQSSLHSWIYE; via the exons ATGGAGCAGACTTTCATCATGATCAAGCCTGATGGTGTCCAACGTGGCCTG GTTGGTGAGATTATCGGAAGATTTGAGAAGAAAGGATTCTCTTTGAAAG GCTTGAAGCTCATCACTGTGGATCGTGCCTTTGCTGAAAAGCATTACGCAGACCTGTCTGCTAAGCCTTTCTTTAGTGGGCTTGTTGATTATATTATCTCTGGCCCCGTTGTTGCAATGGTCTGGGAAGGTAAGGGTGTAGTTACCACTGGCAGGAAGATCATTGGAGCAACAAACCCATTGGAGTCTGCTCCTGGTACAATCCGTGGTGATTATGCTATTGACATTGGCAG GAACGTTATTCATGGAAGTGATGCAGTCGAGAGTGCAAGGAAGGAAATTGCTCTTTGGTTCCCCGAAGGAGTTGCAGAGTGGCAGAGCAGCCTTCACTCTTGGATCTATGAGTAG